Proteins encoded together in one Anopheles darlingi chromosome 3, idAnoDarlMG_H_01, whole genome shotgun sequence window:
- the LOC125958303 gene encoding uncharacterized protein LOC125958303, translated as MAREERNAAIRQIAEEKIELIGKQSSTLCSNSLDNFQKLMDLFSNNPRIKSDNIIKAIKVLTKLEAEVSIKAEIQVAEKQVHSVVVRQNIMSPQLAEPSGCNSGMRDNHSQVSTAHVTIHQSNLTTYSKPQTVQDTVTQEIFQMASSYHPQPIESSLINEERLSSKYPRKKKNPEVALTHSFSAFKPPAIPEKRGDDKLYFRRAEVFPAPAATYAEHRMRQANKMGQTNRQITSELHQKSPSPCQNNIGQSSQHLLKNYNELGSSTQTNTTNIEARQNQISSDLLLGVKSNTTPSIPIPDHVNHGTTLTNNASQSLSKPVQHLSPSAASRDDVKKSTNVTENTLPSSSDNHVESSKNEISKVSPTKNKQNKVNREVHSLIIGEIEFTESMKRREENEKLRNISNRMECIKDRSNNEKWVKDLLTKYGMQNETRVVLTRLEDINGIALRSRTKSVENRECSYNESSNTTKQNQNSPSTNKHITTRRKTVDCREALENPSQTNKKREQAKNKKIKCRRKSHCAAANSVTVSPEKAVQNSFYLSDSEDNVSQDCTNYEPPTKKQAMNKPKSNSNRGVTKTTSPKSKNKTVGCSMTRKKSVAKTLVSPQENSVIDEHVNIPNDNPDIHCQSNFMSSCSLCSYRGEKIIEHYLTKHKQNEVFVSRISPRQSDIIRKCPIPLRDSEKNISKNELAPLARFCCFCEKNRVLTYKEWIEHIAKHTGEYEFDQEVKTLKNPFVEIKFQNNNILAYICDRCNFVQTRLSAMENHLKKQHFSQEDGSAKPSEYIRFAVCRVKVESSSVDKKTNLELKSESIFGCQVVNNPIDRDEETAISDGMDHEILQELERLHGYEPLVDSIVKEEIDLNADAEYTHQCGKKGSKPTGTVSQNSRSTNLSNDINPDCTTEQRVPALQTILNENVVEAAEETRERHANELTGGRDDPMDYDSDDSLSTIAMDDPEYQHSMDGIKEEEFAEECRTSDRDNPLRCDKNVDQNQDINAVPSQNESFMIGNGNGSRKNIQNIINMSCVKVELQEAPHDMNEENNFYNESNETRNESITDSPAKQISYSVARSNNGGSFKPAEIQENRPSATTVDGNVDGVMVELTGSNSDPFEIVRNEEQLQYLCHYSTNCKFVGSNTISLEKHVQTKHVVRWSGYCHTCKGYIENHTGFTKKFPIHYLKHFLLKHSDPKPDSQVRKPLTIRFRRLSGDKLSVVNN; from the exons ATGGCACGAGAGGAGAGGAATGCAGCCATTCGCCAAATCGCAGAGGAAAAGATAGAGTTGATAGGCAAGCAAAGTTCTACACTTTGCAGTAATTCGCTCGacaattttcaaaaactgaTGGACCTCTTTTCAAATAACCCACG TATTAAATCGGACAATATTATTAAGGCTATTAAAGTGCTCACTAAGCTAGAAGCGGAGGTTTCCATCAAAGCGGAGATACAAGTGGCAGAAAAACAAG TGCACAGCGTTGTCGTGCGACAAAACATCATGTCGCCGCAGTTAGCGGAACCATCGGGGTGTAATTCTGGGATGCGTGATAATCATTCTCAAGTATCAACTGCTCATGTCACTATTCATCAGAGTAACCTTACAACTTACTCAAAGCCACAAACTGTACAAGATACTGTAACGCAAGAAATATTCCAAATGGCATCCTCATATCATCCGCAACCAATAGAAAGCTCATTAATTAATGAAGAAAGGTTGTCGTCTAAATATCCtcgtaagaaaaaaaatccagaagTCGCATTAACTCATTCGTTTTCTGCTTTTAAACCCCCGGCAATTCCTGAAAAAAGAGGTGACGACAAGCTATATTTCAGACGAGCTGAAGTGTTTCCAGCCCCGGCTGCCACTTATGCTGAACACAGAATGCGgcaagcaaataaaatggGCCAAACCAATCGCCAAATCACTTCTGAATTGCATCAAAAATCCCCTTCACCCTGTCAAAACAATATAGGTCAAAGCTCTCAACATCTGCTGAAGAATTACAATGAGCTTGGATCATCTACTCAAACAAATACTACAAACATTGAAGCGCGTCAAAACCAAATTTCATCAGATCTATTACTGGGAGTAAAATCTAACACAACTCCGTCCATTCCAATCCCGGATCATGTGAATCATGGAACAACATTGACAAACAATGCATCCCAATCTCTATCCAAACCTGTGCAACATTTATCCCCATCTGCAGCAAGTCGTGACGATGTAAAAAAGTCGACTAACGTCACTGAAAATACTCTGCCTTCATCCTCAGATAATCATGTGGAATCGTCGAAGAACGAAATAAGTAAAGTCAGTCCaaccaaaaataaacaaaacaaagtaaaCAGAGAAGTTCACAGCTTGATTATAGGCGAAATAGAATTTACAGAGTCaatgaaaagaagagaagaaaacgaaaagctGCGAAACATATCGAACCGCATGGAGTGCATCAAAGATCGATCGAATAATGAAAAATGGGTGAAGGATCTATTAACTAAATATGGAATGCAGAATGAAACGCGAGTCGTTCTAACAAGACTAGAGGATATTAACGGCATTGCATTGCGCAGTAGAACAaaatcggtggaaaatcgTGAATGTTCATATAACGAATCTTCCAATACtaccaaacaaaaccaaaattcACCTTCAACGAATAAACACATAACCACGCGTAGAAAAACCGTGGATTGTCGCGAAGCATTAGAGAatccttcgcaaacaaacaaaaaacgtgAGCAAgccaaaaacaagaaaataaaatgccgTAGAAAATCGCactgtgctgctgccaatAGTGTCACGGTATCGCCTGAAAAGGCAGTCCAAAATAGTTTCTATCTGTCGGACAGTGAAGATAATGTGAGCCAAGACTGCACAAATTATGAACctccaacaaaaaagcaagcTATGAACAAACCAAAATCGAATTCTAATCGAGGCGTTACTAAAACTACTTCCCCAAAATCGAAGAATAAAACAGTAGGGTGCTCAATGACCAGAAAAAAATCCGTAGCGAAAACATTGGTAAGCCCACAAGAAAATTCTGTAATCGATGAGCATGTCAATATTCCCAATGACAATCCAGATATCCATTGTCAGAGTAATTTCATGTCCAGTTGTTCTTTATGCTCCTATCGTGGCGAAAAGATAATCGAACATTACTTGACTaagcacaaacaaaacgaagtTTTTGTTAGTCGGATTTCCCCACGTCAGTCGGACATAATCAGAAAATGCCCTATTCCGCTGCGCGATagcgaaaaaaatatttcgaaAAATGAGCTAGCTCCATTAGCACGATTTTGCTGTTTCTGTGAGAAAAATCGTGTTCTTACCTACAAGGAATGGATTGAACATATAGCAAAACACACAGGAGAATATGAATTTGATCAGGAGGTGAAAACACTAAAGAATCCATTCGTCGAAATTAAgtttcaaaataataatattttggCCTATATTTGTGACCGCTGTAACTTTGTTCAAACCCGTCTGTCAGCCATGGAAAATCacttaaaaaaacaacatttctcCCAGGAGGACGGTTCTGCAAAACCATCAGAATATATACGTTTCGCTGTGTGTCGCGTTAAAGTCGAGAGTAGTTCAGTTGACAAGAAAACCAATCTAGAACTAAAATCGGAGTCCATATTTGGTTGCCAAGTGGTTAACAATCCTATCGACAGAGACGAAGAAACGGCCATCTCTGATGGGATGGATCATGAAATTTTGCAAGAATTAGAAAGATTACATGGTTATGAGCCATTGGTTGATTCTATagtgaaagaagaaattgatttgaatgCAGATGCAGAATATACTCATCAATGTGGCAAAAAAGGATCCAAACCTACCGGAACAGTTTCACAAAATAGTAGAAGTACAAACTTATCGAATGATATCAATCCGGATTGCACCACTGAGCAACGTGTACCAGCACTGCAAActattttaaatgaaaatgtcGTCGAAGCCGCCGAAGAAACTAGAGAGAGACACGCAAATGAATTGACCGGAGGTAGAGACGATCCAATGGATTATGATTCCGATGATAGTTTAAGCACTATAGCAATGGATGATCCGGAGTACCAGCATTCTATGGATGgtataaaagaagaagaatttgCAGAAGAATGTCGAACGTCCGATCGTGATAATCCACTCCGGTGTGAtaaaaatgttgatcaaaatcAAGACATCAATGCTGTGCCTTCACAAAATGAATCATTTATGATCGGAAATGGGAATGGTTCtcgaaaaaatatacaaaatatCATTAACATGAGTTGCGTGAAAGTAGAGTTACAAGAAGCTCCACATGATATGAACgaagaaaacaatttttacaatgAATCTAATGAAACCAGGAATGAAAGCATTACCGATAGCCCTGCTAAACAAATATCATACTCTGTCGCACGGTCAAATAATGGCGGGTCATTTAAACCGGCGGAAATCCAAGAAAATCGCCCTTCCGCTACCACCGTTGATGGGAACGTTGATGGTGTAATGGTGGAACTAACGGGTTCAAACTCGGACCCTTTCGAAATCGTACGGAATGAAGAGCAGTTGCAATACTTGTGTCACTACTCAACTAATTGCAAATTTGTGGGTTCAAATACCATTTCATTAGAGAAACAtgttcaaacaaaacacgTTGTAAGATGGAGTGGGTACTGTCATACTTGTAAAGGCTACATAGAAAATCATACTGGGTTTACGAAAAAATTTCCAATTCATTATTTGAAACATTTCCTTTTGAAGCACTCAGACCCAAAACCAGACAGTCAAGTACGAAAACCGCTAACAATTCGTTTTCGGAGATTATCTGGAGATAAGCTCTCTGTAGTTAATAATTAG
- the LOC125957274 gene encoding MRG/MORF4L-binding protein, with protein MTTLVREKQDSESCEWTAEEEVQLFLAMDGVKPVGVNRHFYMACITERLGKALQREVASEAIWNHLRSMYNLKALDEQEFVPFLNEECDFDLPEAEFSAAIGRRKQEDTERLTVSSVASEPETKKTESKSDTAMVKVAASKPTVQSKDGKEHEREEKEGKEREPGSSGKFKAKVFADSNGSDGGPKRSQKRTRGSLTNEPTSNTSSPASTPPNGPGTKRRRI; from the exons ATGACGACGCTGGTTCGCGAAAAGCAAGACTCGGAATCGTGCGAGTGGACAGCCGAGGAAGAGGTTCAGCTGTTCCTGGCGATGGATGGTGTTAAACCGGTCGGCGTTAATCGGCACTTCTACATGGCGTGCATTACCGAGCGGCTGGGCAAGGCTCTGCAGCGGGAGGTGGCCAGCGAAGCGATATGGAACCATCTGCGATCGATGTACAACTTGAAAGCGCTGGACGAGCAGGAGTTCGTGCCGTTCCTGAACGAGGAGTGTGATTTTGATCTGCCGGAAGCAGAGTTTAGTGCAGCTATCGGACGCCGGAAGCAAGAGGACACAGAGCGGCTAACCGTGTCGTCAGTGGCCAGCGAACCGGAGACGAAGAAGACTGAATCCAAATCGGATACTGCCATGGTGAAGGTGGCCG CTTCAAAACCTACCGTACAATCAAAAGATGGTAAGGAGCACGAGCGCGAGGAAAAGGAGGGCAAAGAGCGTGAGCCGGGAAGTTCTGGGAAGTTCAAAGCGAAAGTCTTTGCCGATAGCAATGGTAGCGATGGAGGGCCGAAACGGTCACAGAAACGAACCAGAGGCTCATTGACAAACGAACCTACTTCTAACACGAGCAGTCCGGCCAGCACTCCGCCGAATGGTCCAGGCACCAAAAGGCGACGAATCTAA
- the LOC125953875 gene encoding nuclear pore complex protein Nup75 — translation MPSNTNQPECPVKLVPNTLGKQLGLTVCWVKEHQFASLAFSNVKNHHASQRKQPAPGAGSRPPAVDIQHFDVDLVLEEPTIRSMVSECGRLFYQLQQLRYGLTGRQTQTIDFVDQSLRYRTIVRQALEKLNRLLNELSQTEAQEDHAPSYHTLKSYQDLVALFYSIECTWHLLEFLLLDSNNSTTIVAPLLEWIRHHYPTPALDAAELLSSGRQIDLPENYWSVVKALILQGQTTIARALLRLHVAADTQSFSTVDQLLHSFPIYTVYGGLSVHKFRSQWNCWTSNVRTLLATGHFADEPNLEELLRLVTGDRQAWKQQLSSSGGAWYEHFPGFLLYTDSTCKYYELPEHVNEWMELFREAHSLSTGTSNNTLLDNLVLAVMENDLIKLLHQIQQLPDNGWFAVHLVDLLYHAGQLDLGRSRLPDEDATGEGASVEDGLVDNGKLMRESLLYEFGTILMTHRTLWQLGMDYLEFSNTLGLGAREVLLGRIPLRNEREALKVFAVARKNGYRGIATEVCKVQSRRYLALKRYGSALDWANKSGDGGCISEVANIFLEYYCNHGELLCEETIANLDSEMFLSSRLMFLKKYHDFRKYYRDQAYASAAELLVSLMDSKIMPSYFWPCLMSDAIPLLEFKEPIIPSKETLIILEHLQLDLVPMLQRRQQQRKSAETSSGSMPGQEGTNASTASQDVADEMALVPKFASNLLNNCTEDLIKMLRLACARNLSRALIIENTIST, via the exons ATGCCATCGAACACAAATCAGCCGGAATGT CCGGTGAAACTGGTTCCAAATACGCTCGGCAAGCAACTCGGACTCACGGTGTGTTGGGTTAAGGAGCATCAGTTTGCGTCGCTCGCCTTTAGCAACGTGAAAAATCACCA TGCCTCGCAGCGGAAACAACCGGCGCCGGGAGCCGGCAGCCGACCACCGGCGGTCGACATACAGCATTTCGATGTAGATCTGGTGCTGGAGGAACCGACGATTCGTAGCATGGTCAGCGAGTGTGGACGCCTGTTCTAccaactgcagcagctccgCTACGGATTGACCGGTcggcaaacgcaaacgatTGACTTCGTCGATCAATCGCTGCGCTATCGAACGATCGTACGACAAGCACTAGAAAAGCTGAATCGCCTGCTGAATGAATTGAGCCAAACGGAAGCACAAGAGGATCATGCACCATCGTATCATACACTAAAGTCGTACCAGGATTTGGTCGCTCTGTTCTACAGCATCGAATGTACCTGGCATCTGCTAGAGTTCCTGCTGCTAGACAGTAACAACTCGACCACCATCGTGGCACCGCTTCTCGAGTGGATACGCCACCATTACCCCACACCAGCGCTGGATGCTGCGGAGCTGTTGAGCAGTGGACGCCAGATCGATCTACCGGAAAACTATTGGTCCGTGGTGAAGGCACTCATCTTGCAGGGTCAAACGACGATTGCAAGGGCCCTGTTGCGATTGCATGTTGCTGCGGATACACAATCGTTCAGTACGGTCGATCAGTTGTTGCACTCGTTCCCGATCTACACCGTGTACGGTGGACTATCGGTGCACAAATTCCGTTCGCAGTGGAACTGTTGGACTAGCAATGTACGCACACTGCTCGCCACCGGTCACTTTGCCGATGAACCCAACCTGGAGGAGCTGCTACGGTTAGTGACCGGAGATCGGCAGGcctggaagcagcagctatCTAGTAGCGGGGGCGCCTGGTACGAACACTTCCCGGGCTTTCTTCTTTACACCGATTCGACCTGCAAGTACTACGAGCTGCCTGAGCACGTCAATGAGTGGATGGAACTGTTCCGAGAGGCACACTCTCTATCGACCGGAACCTCGAATAACACACTGCTGGACAACTTGGTTCTCGCCGTCATGGAGAACGATCTGATCAAGCTTCTGCATCAGATACAGCAACTTCCCGATAATGGTTGGTTCGCCGTTCATCTGGTCGATCTGCTCTACCATGCCGGCCAGCTCGACCTTGGCCGATCGCGTCTGCCTGATGAAGATGCAACCGGTGAGGGTGCCTCGGTCGAGGACGGTCTCGTGGATAACGGAAAGTTGATGCGCGAATCGCTGCTATACGAGTTTGGTACGATACTCATGACGCACCGTACGCTGTGGCAGCTGGGCATGGATTATCTAGAGTTTTCCAACACCCTGGGGTTGGGGGCCCGCGAAGTACTTCTCGGTCGCATACCGCTGCGTAATGAACGGGAAGCGTTGAAGGTGTTTGCCGTTGCTCGCAAGAACGGTTACCGAGGCATTGCGACCGAGGTGTGCAAAGTGCAGAGCAGGCGCTACCTTGCCCTCAAACGGTACGGTTCGGCACTCGATTGGGCCAACAAGTCCGGCGATGGTGGGTGCATCAGTGAGGTGGCCAACATCTTCCTAGAGTATTACTGCAACCACGGGGAGCTGCTGTGCGAGGAAACGATCGCGAACCTGGACTCGGAaatgtttctttcttcgcGGCTCATGTTTCTCAAGAAGTATCACGATTTCCGGAAGTACTATCGTGATCAAGCGTATGCCAGTGCGGCGGAACTGCTTGTTAGCCTGATGGACTCGAAGATTATGCCGTCCTA CTTTTGGCCCTGTCTTATGTCCGATGCCATTCCACTGCTTGAGTTCAAGGAACCAATTATTCCGTCGAAAGAAACGCTCATCATACTGGAGCACCTGCAACTGGATCTCGTACCGATGCTGCAACgcaggcaacaacaacggaaatcGGCTGAAACCTCCTCAGGGTCAATGCCGGGACAGGAAGGCACTAACGCCTCGACAGCATCGCAGGATGTTGCGGATGAGATGGCACTGGTACCGAAGTTTGCTTCAAATCTGCTGAATAACTGCACGGAGGATTTGATTAAAATGCTGCGACTCGCATGTGCCAGAAATCTCTCCCGTGCCCTAATTATCGAGAACACTATCTCTACCTAA